The Mya arenaria isolate MELC-2E11 chromosome 15, ASM2691426v1 genomic sequence CTGTCCAATGGCTTTCTCTACCCTGGATCTTGTTTTTTGTGGCTTCTGCAATGCATTAAAAAGTTTAATGGAACTTTTGTTATGTTAATAAGGAATCTCAGTATTaagtaatgaataaattatagaaattgttaatattaacTATCTACAAAGAAATTTGTTGACagaacatgttttatcaatgtctGATATTCCCTTTCaagatgaaaacattttaatcattttatacatttttacatgtacattttaagcTTTCATTCTGTCATGATATGGGACTTATAGTATAGTGATATTTAGAGCCAGTAATTGTTACTAATTTTGATTATCACTTCAAAGAACTGtgattgtttaaatgttgatatttaattatactGTGATCATATTATACAACTTGCCATACTTATCttttagcaaaattaaaaagtaaaagttcatatgtaaaataaatacaattaagcaATTACTGCATACCGTTGTAAGCTTACTAAGATAGCCGCTATCACCCAGTAGATGGAACTGTTCATGGCCTCCAAACCCATTATCTAAGAGCTGGGATAGGCCACTTTCTCGCAAAATTCTGGCATCGTGAACAGATCCCGGCCAGCGGGCTACAATGTCGATGATTTTGTCTTCACCATCCACAACCACCTGCACATGCTGTGTGTTCctgtttacatacatatattcgTCTTCTGACGGTGCCCTAATTCTTATGTGGGTGCCATCTATGAGGCCCATCACTTTTGGGAAGTTTGCAATTCCCTCAAAAATTGTAGCGTTCCTCCTCAGATCAGCTGCATCTGTGGGGAAGGAAATGAACTGTCGTACCAGCCTTGGATCTGACAAGACATTCAGCATTTCTCCAAGTACTCTTGAAACAGTCGGTTGACTGACACCATGAATGTCGCAGTCATTCAGTTGGATTGGACCAGTCGCGAGATACCTTAAGGTTATAAGTAGTTTGTGCCTTGCAGAGATGGCATGGTTTCGATACGCTTTTGGCGTTATTTGTCTTGATAATATGTTTTCCACATAATCGATCCCATCACGATCAAGACGGTATCGatcaatgatttcaatgttTGTCAAATCATCCAGATTAGGTCTTCTCTCCATCTGTCAATTCAAGGGAAGAGAGTGATAAATGATTTTAGGACATGACTCATTGTATTATAGTATTACCAAACTGTATCACTTATGATTACtagtataatattttaaatttagtaaTACTACATTCAGTATGTCCATTCCAGTACATCATTTTATGAAAGTTCATGATGTAATAAGATTACAGAAAGAATCATGTACGTGGTATAAAATGAAGATCAAATGAActtgtaaatttaaatgtaaagagAAGAACTGTAGACTTACTGGTATCGACAAAACAATCACAATGACACGAATCATTGCCTCCACAGACCATTTACCACTCACACCACATCTGTTCCCCACATATACACAAAAAAGACTTAACAATCTATAAGAAGCTGCCTGTATATCTAATACAATTACAGCTACATGAATCCTGTTCACAACAAACCTTTTTCTtagtttacagatatttaacattcataaaatacaaGACACAGATGTCACAGACTGCCATTCACGCATATCAGTTGAAACCAGTATCCACTTTGCCTTTcaaaaaatataccaatttaTTGCTTAACAATGGCAATAACTCTCTGAATGACAAGAACGGAGTTATGGGCCCTGCAAACTGTATTCCAACTCAATAACATTTTCTGCACTTCTCATCACTATTTGTATAATAACAATGAAGTCAATTTCctgttatgctccagacaagaattGAGAACATTAATAAACAAACGGGTACAACTCCTAAAATAATGCAGCCAGAGTAGTGGTAATGTGCCATGCATTTCGTCACAACAAGATATACTATGATGTTTGCGGTTAATATTTCAAAGCCTTTTTCAAGATATTCTTAAGACATGAATtcggtaaaaaataaaaaagggcgATTACTCCAATAAATACTACAACCACAATTATGGTTTTTGTCCATGGCACTTATGCCAATTGacatatttaaagtttgaagttaataaaaaacatttttccctTTTGTCAGCGAAATCAAGGAAATAATTGTATGAACAATGATCCTTTCCAGTCTATCCCATATGGCAGACTGATTTGGGTTTTGAACCAAATACATTGTCCTttcaaaataaagatttatttgtttGCCAAGTTTGACCAATTGTCCATTGACTTGTACGTGAAATGCTGCCTCATTTTAGTTATATGTATATAGAATAGAAAAAACTTGCTTCTTGGCCaattatattatgttctttatttcagcAATTTTCAACAGttgataagaataataatattatgttccaaaaatgatgaaacatTTGTACAAGAAATAATAAGCAAGTcaacagatatgaaaatatttgactCAATGTTTCATCAAGGTCATGTATTTTCTGTCATTGTTCAAAGTTAATTATAAGTAGTATTCCATTGGCAAGTTCAATTCAGCAGGTTAAACAGGACTGGCTGAGAGGTAGAGTTCTCTGATTCATCTAGGCGGAACTGAGAAGGTATATGCTGGCACTTGGTAAAATCTATAAGGAATCTCCATGACGTTCCAGTGCAAGTCATATACCATGACCATGTCCTTCTCCTGCTTTTTGTAACTAATCAGTAGTGGTTCTAGTATAGAGTTGTATCTGAAATAACacacataaatttaaatacagaaaGAAAAATAGTTGTGACCTTAATgcaattgtttcaattaaaactaTGACATTATTtgcacaataaaaaataacaaaaaggtttaaagctgcactctcacagattgaattttttggcaagttttttttgtcttaaaacgagccaatttttgtgaaaatccatcgaaaccagtgatacaaaactgcttacaaaaaattcaatcgcagatttttatatttaagttaaaaaattgatgtttatgcattatgttagtaacggtttcagccataaaacattaatttccgaacagaaatatgaaaatctacgatctgattttttgtaaacaatctTCTAAtgttggtttgcagatatttacgcaaaaaattgccctatccaagacaaaaaataaaaaaaagttataaaaatggtatacctgtagagtgtagctttaaagtgtgttgtttttttaattcataaacaaatatctggTTTTGCCGATGATCAAATGTTGGATGTGATTCCTGCTTGTCTAAACAAATAGCTTTATGTAACTAGAGTCACTCACATAGTGTTTTTACAAGTCCCGCAAACACCTTGAAACTGTCCACAGGGTAATTGCTTGCAACCTGTAATTCAAACCAGcatcatttaagatattcaatgTGATATTAATCAGTATCAACATGAATATGCACATGAAAATCTATACCTTAAATTAAGGAACATTAACATTCCAGTACAAAATTTAATGACATCTTtatcatttgataataaatgtggAAATTTATGTGACAAGCACAAAATTGTGTACGTGAAAGGCAGCATCATCTAGGAAAGGGTAGCACCTTGCTATCTATGCAAACACCAATATTATAactcattatgcaccagtcaattccAACAACGCTCCCCCCCACACCCAAAGGTCAGGGGTGAACCGGGCATGGTCggagaaatgggccatgtttatACCTTCcatgaatgtggtggttttgtctttgcgccaaagTAGCAAAATAGGCCTCATCTAGGGTTCCTGGGGTGTGGTGGCATTTGGCTGAGACTTTACCAGCAGTTGGCTTGACTGACAGTCAAAGTATCCACAATCCCCCTGctggttgggggggggggtaaactgACTGTTGCATAAGTGACAAGAGTACTTTGAAGATGGTCACTTTTAAATCTTGTTTACTGTACTTTGAAGATGGTCACTTTTCAATCTTGTTAACtaacaataacacaataattatataaatctgCCTGTCTGATTACTTATCCAACTATTACTGCCTTCACAGACTTGCTTGACTTTTTTGTTTGTGCTGGAACAATGTAAAACTGTTCAAAAAGTTGTCTTAACACGCACTACTGACTTTTTATTGAGAGTAGTTCAAGactttgaaatatcaaataatcatataattatattgcaaaACCACCATTTCAAAAATTGTCATTTACTCAAGTTACAGTCAGCGACTGAACAAACGTTTTACATAACTACTACACATAAaactaagttttaaaacatacctttatgaatataaatcttcTTCATTAGAACTCCTGTAAGGATCCGTGTTAAACTTGTGTGACCGCATGTTTTGAGTTTTCTGCTTACACTCCAAAGTGtgtgcaaatatttacacaatgtTTACACAATATCATTGAACTTCCACTCCATAATGTAGCATGATTTATGTTGTTGAATTCGTGGAAAATACTTTATCTACAAATTATTCTTCCATGTATgtcatatatttcaaaatattaagctTCATCTTCACGAACTGTCAAATTGCACACATCAACTCGATTTCACTGGTTTGTATGTTGATTTGGATATAAACAATGAGATAGTTCTTTAGATAACACGTTGTTACATCATATCTTTAACACCGCAAACATATCATAGTCCCTGGTAagatgccatttcaataaagtttaCAAAAGTCCTCGCATGTTCCTTTctagacgccattttgttttggtaGTGCTAATCACCGAATGTGAGAAATCAATAAACGAGAGCGGTAAACGGAAAAACTGAATTAAGAAGAAATACAATGAAATTCGGAAACTTACTTTATAAAAGACTTCAAAACAAGAATATTCAGCGTCAGTTTtcgtatgtgtttgttttttatctgtttttatcGCAATCTAACTTTTAAGACTTAGAGTAAGGCTACCAAGGTGCTTCCTTATATTTTAAGAGTGATCTTAAAAGAAATCATActataatatcaatattgaataacacTAATCTTCGATCTAAGATCTAAGAACaatctaattaaaaaaatctagttttttaagaaaaaatagatttaagtttgattttaatttaagatgTTTGAATACGGCCCCCGGTCGGACTTTATAATCTAATTTCCTGATTTGACTTGATAAACTATAAGCTGGTTACAGTTCGATGATACAAACTGGACGAACTTACTCAAATACGGTGAATGTTCCTTCTTTGGAATGAAAATGCTCAACTTGTTATGCCTAAACTGTAATCTTTTCACGCAGCTTGCTACAGGCTGCATTAATAACACTTTAAAAGTATGAGGTATTGAAATTTTACATTGAGTTTTAAGTCTTACATCTGCTTATATATGTTTTAGAGTGCTAATGTGATCATTCATATCAAAAATTACTTTTGTACCAGCCAAAGACAAGTCGTAGTTGTAATTGTATTGCTCAAAGCCTGTAAGGCCTCAGCATAGTGCTTTTAACCCGGGTATATCCTAAGTCTTTAGCCATTGTGCTTGTCCCTATAGTTCccattgcattattttacatatatatatatacatatatatgctcATTATTGTCGTAACACATCCGTAAAGCATTAATAATTAGCAATTATAGTTATAATTACTAATTCGTTTTTCTTCTCCTCATGTTCCCTTAGTTTTTGCTGTAATAATGTCACCCTTGAATTATGTAGTTATTGTTAcagaattaatataaaaacaaggtCCCGTCATTTAACAATGTGTAATGTTGACGTTACTTTCTTCTATGACTGTTCTATGTTGTCGAAACGTTGAAAGATAAACGTTTTAAAGAaacataatacacatgttactataaatagtaactttttactatagaaattcgttcccgTAATAACGATTATCGTCTCCGTTCGTAAGATTATCGCGGCACAACAGGGCGATTATGGCATTATTGCATGACTAAGATGAGAACGTGCACACCGACGTCAtttcacgaaaataaaaatggctgCCCTATAACTTGTTACGCAAAcatgtaaacattatttaaagcattaaagGGATTAGATTGGAACTGTCGGTGCAATAATAGTGAAATTAGTTTTCCAATAATGACACATTCCGTGTttcagtaacgagtactaccCGAAACCGTACCGGATATTTACCTTCGGTAAAGGCCATAAAGcagtgagacaaggaaatgatttgttgaaacgttttgttttactttattcgctaagaaatgttaattattccaaCGAGatggctagggtcattcaagccgagattcttatgaaactgtTCATAGGcttgtttttaaatccatttgaaatcattgacaaatgacaaaacatacgtattatacaggataatacatggttgaccttGGCTTTCGGTTGACAATTGTCCCACTCATTGcttccactggggcaattaccaaccaaaagccatggtcaatcatgtattattctaaaaataatgaGCTTGTATGATTTTGTATAGATTATCAGTTATTCTTAAACAAGGAATACTGCTTCACCTTTTGTTGATGCTGAGGGGAGCTCTGTTTAACTGGCTAAAATGATACTCGACCAACCTTAATCTGATACACAGTCTGCATAAAACCGAGACCACAATGTCCATACTTCGGGTGTACTTTTTGGAGTATGTCAATGCATAAAGGTACGATATCTTCAG encodes the following:
- the LOC128219436 gene encoding putative nuclease HARBI1, with the protein product MERRPNLDDLTNIEIIDRYRLDRDGIDYVENILSRQITPKAYRNHAISARHKLLITLRYLATGPIQLNDCDIHGVSQPTVSRVLGEMLNVLSDPRLVRQFISFPTDAADLRRNATIFEGIANFPKVMGLIDGTHIRIRAPSEDEYMYVNRNTQHVQVVVDGEDKIIDIVARWPGSVHDARILRESGLSQLLDNGFGGHEQFHLLGDSGYLSKLTTKPQKTRSRVEKAIGQLKRRFGVLHTEITLSPEKPASKKHPYDSNNCLTIIFST